A stretch of the Desulfovibrio porci genome encodes the following:
- the epsC gene encoding serine O-acetyltransferase EpsC, whose protein sequence is MSKSYDDKAVTMPELDTVVERLCHPSSLDIVWHRPAQGAAMPSLDALREIMERLRAAIFPGYFGSTRVRRESMRYHLSANLDSIYHLLSEQIMRGFCFSCEGRKTSDPCAACENGGAAEALGFMERLPEIRRLLAGDAQAAYEGDPAATSPGETIFCYPSMHAMLHHRIAHVLYRLKVPVIPRIISEMAHSRTGIDIHPGATIGEDFFIDHGTGVVIGETCVLGRGCRLYQGVTLGALSFPKNPDGTLTKGIPRHPVLEDNVTVYAGATILGRVTIGSGAVIGGNVWITDDVPAGARISQEKPHA, encoded by the coding sequence ATGAGCAAGAGTTATGACGACAAGGCCGTGACCATGCCGGAACTGGATACGGTGGTGGAGCGCCTCTGCCATCCTTCCTCCCTGGACATTGTCTGGCACCGCCCGGCCCAGGGCGCGGCCATGCCTTCGCTGGACGCGTTGCGGGAAATCATGGAACGCCTGCGCGCAGCCATTTTTCCGGGCTATTTCGGCTCCACCAGGGTCCGGCGCGAATCCATGCGCTATCACCTTTCGGCCAATCTGGATTCCATTTACCATTTGCTGAGCGAGCAGATCATGCGCGGCTTCTGTTTTTCCTGCGAGGGCCGGAAAACCTCCGATCCCTGCGCGGCTTGTGAAAACGGAGGCGCGGCCGAGGCTTTGGGCTTCATGGAGCGCCTGCCCGAAATCCGCCGCCTGCTGGCGGGCGACGCCCAGGCCGCCTATGAGGGGGATCCGGCGGCCACCAGCCCCGGCGAAACCATTTTCTGCTATCCCTCCATGCACGCCATGCTGCACCACCGCATCGCCCATGTGCTCTACAGGCTCAAAGTGCCGGTGATTCCCCGCATTATTTCCGAAATGGCCCACTCTCGCACGGGCATTGATATCCACCCCGGCGCGACCATCGGTGAAGATTTTTTCATCGACCACGGCACGGGCGTGGTCATCGGCGAAACCTGCGTTCTGGGACGCGGCTGCCGTCTGTACCAGGGCGTGACGCTGGGGGCGCTGTCTTTTCCCAAAAATCCCGACGGCACGCTGACCAAGGGCATTCCCCGGCATCCGGTGCTGGAGGACAATGTCACGGTCTATGCCGGGGCCACCATTCTGGGACGGGTGACCATCGGTTCCGGCGCGGTCATCGGCGGCAATGTCTGGATTACCGACGACGTGCCCGCCGGAGCCCGGATTTCACAGGAGAAGCCGCATGCGTAA
- a CDS encoding amidohydrolase gives MSIYTDAELATAMIGWRRELHRRPEAGWTEFWSTAFAADVLHSLGYAPRVGREILDPDRRMGLPAPAVLEQARQRAAAEGADARWLERMGQATGLVADLRPGREPDLVVRFDLDALEMPEADDAEHFPAREGFASRHAGLCHACGHDGHTALGLGLAALLRREAADIKGNVRLLFQPAEEGVRGAASLIQQVLGARWFLAVHLGLGAPESGALVAGLSGFLATTKFDVRFTGRAAHAGLAPEAGRDALRGAAEGLLALHDLSRDGAGRVNVGLLSGGTARNIVPDQARMSCETRCADREADNALLARARALLARIAWERELELDISIQGRAGCAASDPELARLLARTALELPPDPDGRQPFAPDKVRAEGLMKASEDAATLMEAVRLSGGQAAYALLGANLAGGHHSPRFDFDEAVLWPGARWLATVCRKLCLEQMNVKNIHS, from the coding sequence ATGAGCATATATACGGACGCGGAGCTGGCCACGGCCATGATCGGCTGGCGGCGCGAACTGCACCGGCGGCCCGAAGCGGGCTGGACGGAATTCTGGAGCACGGCCTTCGCGGCGGACGTGCTCCACTCGCTGGGCTACGCCCCACGCGTGGGCCGCGAAATTCTCGATCCGGACCGGCGCATGGGCCTGCCCGCCCCCGCCGTGCTGGAACAGGCGCGCCAACGGGCCGCGGCCGAGGGCGCGGACGCCCGCTGGCTTGAACGCATGGGCCAGGCCACCGGCCTTGTGGCGGACCTGCGCCCCGGCCGGGAGCCGGATCTGGTAGTGCGCTTCGATCTGGACGCCCTGGAAATGCCGGAAGCCGACGACGCGGAACATTTTCCGGCGCGGGAGGGCTTTGCCTCGCGCCATGCCGGGCTCTGCCACGCCTGCGGCCACGACGGGCACACGGCTCTGGGCTTGGGCCTGGCCGCCCTGCTGCGACGGGAGGCGGCGGACATCAAAGGCAATGTGCGGCTGCTCTTCCAACCGGCCGAGGAAGGCGTGCGCGGCGCGGCGTCTTTGATCCAGCAGGTGCTGGGCGCGCGCTGGTTTCTGGCCGTGCATCTGGGCCTCGGCGCGCCGGAAAGCGGCGCGCTGGTCGCCGGGCTCTCGGGCTTTCTGGCCACCACGAAATTCGACGTGCGCTTCACGGGCCGCGCGGCTCACGCCGGACTTGCGCCCGAGGCCGGACGCGACGCCCTGCGCGGAGCCGCCGAAGGCCTCCTGGCCCTGCACGATCTGAGCCGTGACGGCGCGGGACGCGTCAATGTGGGTCTGCTCTCCGGCGGCACGGCCCGCAACATCGTGCCGGACCAGGCCCGCATGAGCTGCGAAACGCGCTGCGCCGACCGCGAGGCGGACAACGCCCTGCTGGCTCGGGCGCGCGCCCTGCTGGCCCGCATCGCGTGGGAACGGGAACTGGAATTGGATATCAGCATTCAGGGCCGCGCGGGCTGCGCGGCCAGCGACCCGGAACTGGCCCGGCTGCTGGCCCGTACCGCTCTGGAGCTGCCGCCTGACCCGGACGGACGGCAGCCCTTCGCGCCGGACAAGGTGCGCGCCGAAGGCCTCATGAAGGCCAGCGAAGACGCGGCCACCCTGATGGAGGCCGTGCGCCTGTCCGGCGGACAGGCCGCCTACGCCCTGCTGGGCGCGAATCTGGCCGGCGGGCACCACAGCCCGCGTTTCGACTTTGACGAGGCCGTGCTCTGGCCCGGCGCGCGTTGGCTGGCGACGGTCTGCCGGAAGCTGTGTCTGGAGCAGATGAACGTTAAGAATATACATTCTTAA
- a CDS encoding DEAD/DEAH box helicase, with amino-acid sequence MNSEAGSSTGVGEYIAALLASARLGNQVTHHRLLPGAEPVFAPNRLPWPRAVGKLLEERGVRLYSHQALATDHIRAGHAVVVATPTASGKSLIYNLPVLERHLHDPDARALYLFPLKALAQDQLAAFSALTAAWPEAARPTAALYDGDTSDHFRRKIRRDPPTVLVSNPEMLHLGILPHHEQWAAFLAGLSFVVVDEAHTYRGVFGAHMAQVFRRLHRLAGRYGARPTYVLCTATVGNPGELAAGLIGAGDGAGAGAAVAPVVIDQSGAPRGPRHFVFLNPEQSPATAAIDLLKAALARNLRTIVYCRSRRMTELVSLWAGSQSGPYKERISAYRAGFLPEERRAVEARMASGELLAVVSTSALELGIDIGGLDVCILVGYPGTVMATLQRGGRVGRARQESAVIVVAGEDALDQYFARNPEDFFSRAPEKAVVNPDNEVILARHLECAAAELPLATDEPWLQSTGARRAVRELCAKSLLLQSADGAQWLAARKRPQRLVDLRGTGQSYSIEDQDGAVIGSVDGFRAWRETHPGAVYLHRGRTYVIEEVDPGRARILAKEARVSWFTRTRGQKSTDILEETERRALGRALVCRGRLRITERITGYEKRSTSGNRLLTIVPLDAPPQVFETEGLWYVIPDGIRAGLEERFLHFMGSIHALEHAVIGLLPLQVMADRNDFGGISIPLHPQVGLPCVFVYDGLPGGAGLTRQAFANARDLLEATRRAVGACPCEDGCPSCVHSPKCGSGNRPISKQGALALLDELLAPGNEGETLFRELRVSPAPERLEVQEMRGEDQKDVPADGCPPQPGREEYMDKNPTAAPDGLTAHVPTPPPRHYVVFDVETRRSAAEVGGWHKAGQMGVSVAVLYDSLADDYFSYSQDELPALFERLRAADLVVGFNSLRFDYAVLAPFAPYELRGLPGLDLLQRVQERLNYRISLNNLGQASLGEPKSADGLQALQWWKEGRYEEIAAYCRKDVDLTHRLYLFGLREGYLLFSNKAGQRVRVPVDFRKRP; translated from the coding sequence ATGAACTCTGAAGCAGGCTCTTCCACGGGCGTGGGCGAATACATTGCCGCGCTGCTGGCTTCCGCCAGACTAGGCAATCAGGTCACCCACCACCGCCTGCTGCCCGGCGCGGAACCCGTTTTCGCGCCCAATCGCCTGCCCTGGCCGCGCGCCGTGGGCAAGCTGCTGGAAGAACGCGGCGTTCGCCTGTACAGCCATCAGGCCCTGGCTACGGACCACATCCGCGCCGGGCATGCCGTGGTGGTGGCTACGCCCACGGCCAGCGGTAAGAGCCTGATCTACAATCTGCCCGTGCTGGAACGCCATCTGCACGATCCCGACGCACGGGCGTTGTACCTTTTTCCGCTCAAGGCCCTGGCCCAGGACCAGCTGGCGGCCTTCTCCGCCCTGACCGCCGCCTGGCCCGAAGCGGCCCGGCCCACGGCCGCGCTCTACGACGGCGACACCAGCGACCACTTCCGGCGCAAGATCCGGCGCGATCCGCCCACGGTGCTGGTCAGCAATCCGGAAATGCTGCATCTGGGCATTTTGCCGCATCACGAACAGTGGGCCGCCTTTCTGGCGGGCCTGAGTTTTGTGGTGGTGGACGAGGCCCACACTTATCGGGGTGTATTCGGCGCGCACATGGCCCAGGTTTTCCGGCGGCTGCACCGCTTGGCCGGACGCTACGGCGCGCGGCCCACCTATGTGCTCTGCACGGCCACGGTGGGCAATCCCGGCGAGCTGGCGGCCGGGCTTATCGGCGCGGGAGACGGAGCGGGCGCCGGCGCGGCGGTCGCGCCGGTGGTCATCGACCAGTCCGGCGCACCGCGCGGGCCGCGCCATTTCGTCTTTCTCAATCCCGAGCAGAGTCCGGCCACGGCGGCCATTGACCTGCTCAAGGCGGCCCTGGCCCGCAATCTGCGCACCATCGTCTACTGCCGCTCGCGCCGGATGACCGAGCTGGTCAGCCTCTGGGCGGGCAGCCAGTCCGGCCCGTACAAAGAGCGTATTTCCGCCTACCGCGCGGGTTTTCTGCCTGAAGAGCGCCGGGCCGTCGAAGCCCGTATGGCCTCGGGCGAGCTGCTGGCCGTGGTCAGCACCAGCGCCCTGGAACTGGGCATCGACATCGGCGGCCTGGACGTCTGCATTCTGGTGGGCTATCCCGGCACGGTCATGGCCACCCTCCAGCGCGGCGGCCGGGTGGGCCGGGCCCGGCAGGAGTCGGCGGTCATCGTGGTGGCCGGGGAGGACGCCCTGGACCAGTATTTCGCCCGCAATCCCGAGGATTTTTTCAGCCGCGCGCCGGAAAAGGCCGTGGTCAACCCGGACAACGAGGTCATCCTGGCCCGCCATCTGGAATGCGCGGCCGCCGAACTGCCTCTGGCAACGGACGAACCCTGGCTGCAATCAACGGGCGCGCGCCGGGCCGTGCGCGAACTGTGCGCCAAAAGCCTGCTGCTGCAATCCGCCGACGGCGCGCAATGGCTGGCCGCGCGCAAACGGCCCCAACGCCTGGTGGACCTGCGCGGCACGGGCCAGAGTTACAGCATCGAGGATCAGGACGGCGCGGTCATCGGCTCGGTGGACGGCTTCCGGGCCTGGCGCGAAACCCATCCCGGCGCGGTCTATCTGCACCGGGGCCGCACCTACGTCATTGAGGAAGTGGACCCCGGCCGGGCCAGGATTCTGGCCAAGGAGGCCAGAGTTTCCTGGTTCACGCGCACGCGCGGCCAGAAAAGCACGGACATTCTGGAAGAGACGGAACGCCGCGCCCTGGGTCGGGCGCTGGTCTGCCGGGGCAGGCTGCGGATCACCGAGCGGATCACCGGCTACGAAAAGCGTTCCACGTCCGGCAACCGTCTGCTGACCATCGTCCCGCTGGACGCGCCGCCCCAGGTTTTTGAAACCGAAGGCCTCTGGTACGTGATTCCGGACGGCATCCGCGCCGGGCTGGAAGAGCGCTTCCTGCATTTCATGGGTTCCATTCATGCCCTGGAGCACGCCGTCATCGGCCTGCTGCCCCTTCAGGTCATGGCTGACCGCAATGACTTCGGCGGCATTTCCATTCCCTTGCATCCCCAGGTGGGCCTGCCCTGCGTTTTTGTCTACGACGGCCTGCCCGGCGGCGCGGGCCTCACCCGCCAGGCCTTTGCCAATGCGCGGGATCTGCTGGAAGCCACCCGCCGCGCCGTGGGGGCCTGCCCCTGTGAGGACGGCTGCCCCTCCTGCGTACACTCGCCCAAGTGCGGTTCGGGCAACCGGCCCATCAGCAAACAGGGCGCTCTGGCCCTGCTGGATGAGTTGCTCGCGCCGGGCAATGAAGGCGAAACGCTTTTCCGGGAACTGCGCGTCAGCCCGGCCCCGGAACGGCTGGAGGTTCAGGAAATGCGCGGGGAGGATCAGAAGGACGTCCCGGCGGACGGATGTCCGCCGCAGCCGGGCCGGGAGGAATACATGGACAAAAATCCCACCGCCGCGCCCGACGGGCTCACGGCCCATGTCCCGACGCCGCCGCCCCGGCATTATGTGGTCTTTGACGTGGAAACCCGGCGCTCCGCCGCCGAGGTGGGCGGCTGGCACAAGGCCGGGCAGATGGGCGTGAGCGTGGCCGTGCTTTACGACAGTCTGGCCGACGACTATTTTTCCTACAGCCAGGACGAGCTGCCCGCCCTGTTCGAGCGCCTGCGCGCCGCAGACCTGGTGGTGGGCTTCAACAGCCTGCGTTTCGACTACGCGGTGCTCGCGCCCTTCGCGCCCTATGAACTGCGCGGCCTGCCCGGCCTGGACCTGCTCCAGCGCGTGCAGGAACGCCTCAACTACCGGATTTCGCTCAATAATCTGGGCCAGGCCAGCCTGGGCGAACCCAAGAGCGCCGACGGCCTGCAGGCTCTGCAATGGTGGAAGGAAGGCCGTTACGAAGAGATCGCGGCCTATTGCCGCAAGGATGTGGACCTGACCCACCGTCTCTATCTCTTCGGACTGCGCGAAGGCTATCTGCTGTTCAGCAACAAGGCCGGGCAACGCGTGCGTGTGCCCGTGGACTTCCGGAAACGGCCATGA
- a CDS encoding acyltransferase, which yields MNILRKALQRGLTPGNIISYLCLESMRLWGVCFGTLRLRCKAFLLGVAVGPGARAHGPVGLLRWPGGSIRIGAGASLISSWRRATAASLAAPVRLRVFGPGAAIEIGTGAQLSGTSITARSQRVSIGRQVLLAPNCVIVDSDFHAHWPPEARATEPGMERDAPVSIGDYAWIGMNCLILKGVSIGEGAMIGAGSVVTRDVPPFCLAAGAPARVLRRLGPEDGKICAAPPASGQASGRTSGA from the coding sequence ATGAACATTCTGCGTAAAGCTCTGCAACGGGGCCTGACCCCAGGCAACATCATCAGCTATCTCTGCCTGGAAAGCATGCGCCTCTGGGGCGTGTGCTTCGGCACGTTGCGCCTGCGCTGCAAGGCCTTCCTGCTGGGCGTGGCCGTGGGGCCGGGCGCGCGCGCCCACGGGCCCGTGGGCCTGCTGCGCTGGCCGGGCGGCAGCATCCGCATCGGCGCGGGGGCGAGTCTGATTTCCTCCTGGCGGCGGGCCACGGCCGCCAGCCTGGCCGCGCCCGTGCGCCTGCGCGTCTTCGGGCCCGGCGCGGCCATTGAGATCGGCACGGGCGCGCAACTGAGCGGCACGTCCATCACCGCGCGCTCGCAACGCGTCAGCATCGGCCGCCAGGTTCTGCTGGCCCCCAACTGCGTGATTGTGGATTCTGATTTCCACGCCCACTGGCCGCCCGAGGCCCGCGCCACGGAACCAGGCATGGAGCGGGACGCGCCGGTAAGCATCGGGGATTATGCCTGGATCGGCATGAACTGCCTGATTCTCAAGGGCGTGAGCATCGGCGAGGGGGCCATGATCGGCGCGGGCAGCGTGGTCACGCGCGACGTGCCGCCCTTCTGTCTGGCCGCGGGCGCGCCCGCGCGCGTGTTGCGCCGTCTGGGGCCGGAGGACGGAAAAATTTGCGCGGCCCCACCAGCGTCCGGGCAAGCTTCCGGCCGGACTTCCGGAGCATGA
- the grdA gene encoding glycine/sarcosine/betaine reductase complex selenoprotein A: MGKLTGKKLLLLGERDGVPGPAMAAVFANSGAEVLFSATECFVUTAAGAMDLENQQRVKDAAEKVGADNLVVVLGSSDPEGAEIYAETVTLGDPTFAGPLAGVPLGLCVYHVFEEEMKSEADPAAWEEQISMMEMVLNTEALAASVKKMRDANSKHTL; the protein is encoded by the coding sequence ATGGGTAAGTTAACCGGCAAGAAGCTGCTGCTGCTGGGCGAACGGGACGGCGTTCCCGGTCCGGCCATGGCGGCGGTCTTCGCCAACTCCGGGGCCGAGGTGCTGTTCTCGGCCACGGAATGTTTCGTCTGAACCGCCGCGGGCGCCATGGACCTGGAAAATCAGCAGCGCGTCAAGGACGCCGCTGAGAAGGTCGGGGCGGACAACCTGGTGGTGGTGCTCGGCTCTTCCGACCCTGAAGGGGCGGAAATCTATGCCGAAACCGTCACGCTGGGCGACCCCACCTTTGCCGGTCCTCTGGCGGGAGTCCCGTTGGGACTCTGCGTGTACCACGTGTTTGAAGAAGAGATGAAGAGCGAAGCCGATCCCGCGGCCTGGGAAGAACAGATCAGCATGATGGAAATGGTGCTGAACACCGAGGCGCTGGCCGCTTCGGTGAAAAAGATGCGCGACGCCAACAGCAAGCATACGCTGTAG
- a CDS encoding thioredoxin family protein: protein MIIVDKENFEAEVLKSDLPVIVDLWGPQCGPCLALMPSVEKLAEEYEGKIKFCKLNVAENRRLVISLKVMAVPTILFYKGGENVQRMSSDEVTLEAIKAGAQNLLQ from the coding sequence ATGATTATCGTGGACAAGGAAAATTTCGAAGCCGAAGTGCTCAAGAGCGATCTGCCCGTCATCGTGGACCTCTGGGGTCCGCAGTGCGGTCCCTGCTTGGCGCTGATGCCGTCGGTGGAAAAACTGGCTGAAGAGTATGAAGGCAAAATCAAGTTCTGCAAACTGAACGTGGCTGAAAACCGCCGTCTGGTCATCTCCCTCAAGGTTATGGCCGTGCCCACCATCCTGTTCTACAAGGGCGGGGAGAACGTGCAGCGGATGAGCAGCGACGAAGTGACCCTGGAGGCCATCAAGGCCGGGGCGCAGAATTTGTTGCAGTAG
- the grdD gene encoding glycine/sarcosine/betaine reductase complex component C subunit alpha yields MAEVNENKRALIGAALAELVATARSGGPRNRVGLMAAGSELPVEEFLLGAATAMRRDSRLQVVGLGPRPEAALPEGMDWIETPDCEADIAAAMEKALDSGDLEGAVALHYPFPVGVTTMGRVFTPARGKPMILASSTGISAPQRACAMLRNAVYGLAVAKAMGIAEPTLGVLNLDAAPQVMRALSRMAEKGYALRFGQSVRKDGGALLRGNDILAGAVDVCVCDTLTGNVLAKVFAAFGTGGGYEAAGWGYGPSTGEGWNKVVSIISRASGAPVIANALSYTAQALRGGLPAKVAAELRAARAAGLDAELEGLLPKAEAGAGDTPAMPPVVPTDEEIHGIDVLDLENAVHVLWKEGIYAEGAMGCTGPVVKLASSSLEKAKGLLQSAGYL; encoded by the coding sequence ATGGCGGAAGTCAACGAAAATAAACGCGCCCTTATCGGCGCGGCCCTGGCGGAACTGGTGGCCACGGCCCGCAGCGGCGGTCCGCGTAACCGCGTGGGCCTGATGGCTGCGGGCAGCGAACTGCCGGTGGAAGAGTTTCTGCTGGGCGCGGCCACGGCCATGCGCCGGGACAGCCGCCTTCAGGTGGTGGGCCTGGGGCCACGGCCCGAGGCCGCCCTGCCCGAGGGCATGGACTGGATTGAAACGCCGGACTGCGAGGCCGACATCGCGGCGGCCATGGAAAAAGCGCTGGATTCCGGCGACCTGGAAGGCGCGGTGGCCCTGCACTATCCCTTCCCGGTGGGCGTGACCACCATGGGCCGGGTCTTCACCCCGGCCAGGGGCAAGCCCATGATCCTGGCTTCGTCCACGGGCATCAGCGCGCCGCAGCGGGCCTGCGCCATGCTGCGCAACGCGGTCTACGGCCTGGCCGTGGCCAAGGCCATGGGCATTGCCGAACCGACCCTGGGCGTGCTGAATCTGGACGCCGCGCCTCAGGTCATGCGCGCCCTCAGCCGCATGGCCGAAAAGGGCTATGCCCTGCGCTTCGGCCAAAGCGTGCGCAAGGACGGCGGCGCGCTGCTGCGCGGCAACGATATCCTGGCGGGCGCGGTGGACGTCTGCGTCTGCGACACTCTCACCGGCAACGTGCTGGCCAAGGTCTTCGCGGCCTTCGGCACGGGCGGCGGCTACGAGGCCGCGGGCTGGGGCTACGGCCCCTCGACGGGCGAGGGCTGGAACAAGGTGGTGTCCATCATCTCGCGGGCCTCGGGCGCGCCAGTCATCGCCAACGCCCTGAGCTACACGGCCCAGGCCCTGCGCGGCGGCCTGCCCGCCAAGGTGGCGGCGGAACTCAGGGCGGCCCGCGCCGCCGGTCTGGACGCGGAACTGGAAGGCCTGCTGCCCAAGGCCGAGGCCGGAGCGGGCGACACGCCGGCCATGCCGCCCGTGGTGCCCACGGATGAGGAAATCCACGGCATTGACGTGCTGGATCTGGAAAACGCCGTGCATGTGCTCTGGAAGGAAGGCATCTATGCCGAAGGAGCCATGGGCTGCACCGGTCCGGTGGTCAAGCTGGCGTCGTCCAGCCTGGAAAAGGCCAAGGGGCTGCTCCAGTCGGCGGGTTATCTGTAA
- the grdC gene encoding glycine/sarcosine/betaine reductase complex component C subunit beta: MATVGIKSTAYCLNFAPELALHYGGTPSQERHAKPDSDYLKALPGQAQSYEEAAGYAPNKTYIGAMSVEELTAAPAPWLEHLGAPERYGKYGEIMPEDEFIGFMDICDVFDLIWLDKDFAARIKEKLAQDPVMGESQMARLEAGHEAAEIAEAVEKHGALPLYLDGAVVGCCRRAHDTDENLSAHVMLENLACKASGVLALLHLIKNSGLTPGDIDFVVECSEEAVGDTMQRGGGNMAKAVAEIAGCGNASGFDVRGFCAGPAAAVITAAGMVASGVRQNVAVLGGGSLPKLYMNSRDHVKKGLKALENCIGSFAVLLVPDDGTEPVIRLDSVGKHSVAAGAAPQAITSALTYEPLTRLGLKLTDVDKYAPELHNAEITLPAGAGNVPEANFKMIAALSVMKGQLKREEIPQFVAEHGLPGFVHTQGHIPSGVPYMGHARDSIKAGNIKRAMIIGKGSLFLGRLTNLADGASFLIEAPAGTGGSGAGVTKDEVRELLLDALADLAANLQKN; this comes from the coding sequence ATGGCCACTGTGGGCATCAAAAGCACGGCTTACTGTTTGAACTTCGCGCCGGAACTGGCGCTGCATTACGGCGGCACGCCCTCCCAGGAGCGGCACGCCAAACCCGATTCCGACTATCTGAAGGCCCTGCCCGGCCAGGCCCAGAGCTATGAGGAAGCGGCGGGCTACGCCCCCAACAAGACCTATATCGGGGCCATGAGCGTGGAGGAACTGACCGCCGCGCCCGCGCCCTGGCTGGAACACCTCGGCGCGCCCGAGCGCTACGGCAAATACGGCGAAATCATGCCCGAAGACGAGTTCATCGGCTTCATGGACATCTGCGACGTCTTTGACCTGATCTGGCTGGACAAGGATTTCGCCGCGCGCATCAAGGAAAAGCTGGCTCAGGATCCGGTCATGGGCGAAAGCCAGATGGCCCGCCTGGAAGCCGGGCACGAGGCCGCCGAAATCGCCGAAGCCGTGGAAAAGCACGGGGCCCTGCCCCTGTATCTGGACGGCGCGGTGGTGGGCTGCTGCCGCCGGGCCCATGACACGGACGAAAACCTTTCGGCCCACGTCATGCTGGAAAATCTGGCCTGCAAGGCCAGCGGCGTGCTGGCCCTGCTCCATCTGATCAAAAACAGCGGCCTGACGCCGGGGGACATCGACTTTGTGGTGGAATGCTCCGAAGAGGCCGTGGGCGACACCATGCAGCGCGGCGGCGGCAACATGGCCAAGGCCGTGGCCGAAATCGCGGGCTGCGGCAACGCCAGCGGCTTTGACGTGCGCGGCTTCTGCGCGGGCCCGGCGGCGGCGGTCATCACGGCGGCGGGCATGGTGGCCTCGGGCGTGCGCCAGAATGTGGCCGTGCTGGGCGGCGGTTCGCTGCCCAAGCTGTACATGAACTCGCGCGACCACGTCAAAAAGGGCCTCAAGGCTCTGGAAAACTGCATCGGCAGCTTCGCCGTGCTGCTCGTGCCCGACGACGGCACTGAACCGGTGATCCGCCTGGACTCCGTCGGCAAACACAGCGTGGCCGCCGGAGCGGCCCCGCAGGCCATCACCTCGGCCCTGACCTACGAGCCGCTGACCCGCCTGGGCCTCAAGCTCACGGATGTGGACAAATACGCGCCGGAACTGCACAATGCGGAAATCACCCTGCCCGCCGGGGCGGGCAACGTGCCCGAGGCCAACTTCAAGATGATCGCGGCTCTCTCGGTCATGAAGGGCCAGCTCAAGCGCGAGGAAATTCCGCAATTCGTGGCCGAGCACGGCCTCCCCGGCTTCGTGCACACCCAAGGGCACATTCCCTCGGGCGTGCCCTACATGGGCCATGCCCGTGACTCCATCAAGGCCGGAAACATCAAGCGCGCCATGATCATCGGCAAGGGCAGCCTCTTTCTGGGCCGCCTGACCAACCTAGCCGACGGCGCGTCCTTCCTCATTGAAGCGCCCGCCGGAACGGGCGGAAGCGGCGCGGGCGTGACCAAGGACGAAGTGCGGGAACTGCTGCTGGACGCGCTTGCCGATCTAGCCGCCAACCTTCAGAAAAACTGA
- the trxB gene encoding thioredoxin-disulfide reductase yields the protein MEQRELVIIGAGPAGLTAAIYGKRAGLDVLVLEKGKPGGQILITSEIENWPGTINASGAGLADSFRAHAEHFKAEFRTATVTELRPAGGKTVLVTDQGEIEAKALIIATGANFRKQGCPGEKEFTGKGVSYCAVCDAAFFEELEVAVIGGGNTAVEEACYLTQFAEKVYIVHRRDQFRADKLVAERALKNPKIVPIWDSVLEAIEGDGLVERMVLKNVKTGEKDVVAVNGVFIFIGTLPNATFIGDAVKTTENGWIVTDENMKTSTPGIFAAGDVRDTALRQVVTAAGDGARAAMSAYAYIMENK from the coding sequence ATGGAACAGCGTGAACTGGTCATCATCGGCGCGGGTCCGGCCGGGCTTACCGCCGCCATCTACGGCAAACGCGCGGGCCTGGACGTGCTCGTGCTGGAAAAAGGCAAGCCCGGCGGCCAGATCCTGATCACCAGCGAAATCGAAAACTGGCCCGGCACCATCAACGCCTCGGGCGCGGGCCTGGCCGACAGCTTCCGGGCGCATGCCGAGCATTTCAAGGCCGAATTCCGCACCGCCACGGTGACGGAACTGCGCCCGGCGGGCGGCAAAACCGTGCTGGTCACGGATCAGGGCGAGATTGAAGCCAAGGCGCTGATCATTGCCACCGGGGCCAATTTCCGCAAGCAGGGCTGCCCCGGCGAAAAGGAATTCACGGGCAAGGGCGTGTCCTACTGCGCGGTCTGCGACGCGGCCTTTTTTGAAGAGCTGGAAGTGGCGGTCATCGGCGGCGGCAACACCGCCGTGGAAGAGGCCTGCTACCTGACCCAGTTCGCGGAGAAAGTTTACATCGTGCACCGCCGGGACCAGTTCCGCGCCGACAAGCTGGTGGCCGAGCGCGCCCTGAAGAACCCCAAGATCGTGCCCATCTGGGACAGCGTGCTGGAAGCTATTGAAGGCGACGGTCTGGTGGAACGCATGGTGCTCAAGAACGTCAAAACCGGCGAGAAAGACGTGGTGGCCGTCAACGGCGTGTTCATCTTCATCGGCACCCTGCCCAACGCCACCTTTATCGGCGACGCGGTGAAAACCACCGAGAACGGCTGGATCGTCACGGACGAGAACATGAAAACCTCCACGCCGGGCATTTTCGCAGCGGGCGACGTGCGCGACACGGCCCTGCGCCAGGTGGTCACGGCCGCCGGGGACGGGGCCAGGGCCGCCATGTCGGCCTATGCCTACATCATGGAAAACAAATAG